Proteins from a genomic interval of Massilia sp. KIM:
- a CDS encoding ABC transporter ATP-binding protein, with protein MSENILKVAGLQVAYGGIKAVKGVDLEVNRGELVTLIGANGAGKTTTLKAITGTLPPCKVEGTIFYLGESLKGTPSFKLVQRRLAMVPEGRGVFTRMTIHENLLMGAYTRDDQAGIAADIEKWYAVFPRLKERAGQLAGTLSGGEQQMLAMARALMCHPTLLLLDEPSMGLSPIMVEKIFEVIRDVSAQGITILLVEQNAKLALQAAHRGYVMDSGVITMTGKAGDMLDDPRVQAAYLGE; from the coding sequence ATGAGCGAGAACATCCTGAAAGTGGCCGGCCTGCAGGTCGCCTACGGCGGCATCAAGGCCGTCAAGGGCGTGGACCTGGAGGTCAATCGCGGCGAACTGGTGACCCTGATCGGCGCCAACGGCGCCGGCAAGACCACCACCCTCAAGGCCATCACCGGCACCCTCCCGCCGTGCAAGGTCGAGGGCACGATTTTCTACCTGGGCGAATCGCTCAAGGGCACGCCGTCTTTCAAGCTGGTCCAGCGCAGGCTGGCCATGGTGCCGGAAGGGCGGGGCGTGTTCACGCGCATGACGATCCACGAGAACCTCCTGATGGGCGCCTACACGCGCGACGACCAGGCCGGGATCGCCGCCGACATCGAGAAGTGGTATGCGGTGTTCCCGCGCCTGAAGGAGAGGGCGGGGCAGCTGGCCGGGACCCTGTCGGGCGGCGAGCAGCAGATGCTGGCCATGGCGCGCGCGCTGATGTGCCATCCGACCCTGCTGCTGCTGGACGAGCCTTCGATGGGTCTCTCGCCGATCATGGTCGAGAAGATCTTCGAGGTGATTCGCGACGTGTCGGCCCAGGGAATCACGATCCTGCTGGTGGAGCAGAACGCCAAGCTGGCGCTGCAGGCGGCGCATCGCGGGTATGTGATGGATTCCGGGGTGATCACCATGACCGGGAAGGCGGGCGACATGCTGGACGATCCTCGTGTCCAAGCCGCTTATCTGGGCGAATGA
- a CDS encoding ABC transporter ATP-binding protein, with translation MAFLSFDAQHKPKQAYVSMAVVLALMLAFPFVAAQFGNSWVRIIDIALLYIMLALGLNIVVGFAGLLDLGYIAFFAVGAYLVGLFSSPQFAALLESVVYYSPALGEALVTWFGPEIQQNGIHLSVWAIVPLAAIVAALFGALLGAPTLKLRGDYLAIVTLGFGEIIRIFMNNLNDPINFTNGPQGINMIDPIRIFGVSLAGEAGSNATVQVFGFTMPSVNAYYFLFLALTIATIFVTTRLQHSRLGRAWVAIREDEIAAKAMGINTRNVKLLAFAMGASFGGVAGAMFGAFQGFVSPESFSLTESIAVLAMVVLGGIGHIPGVVLGGVLLAALPEVLRHVVEPAQHALFGKVLIEAEVLRQLLYGLALVLIMLVRPSGLWPSPNREDRPNAALAREDEEAAKA, from the coding sequence ATGGCATTCCTGAGCTTCGACGCGCAGCACAAGCCCAAGCAGGCTTACGTCTCGATGGCCGTGGTGCTGGCCCTGATGCTGGCCTTCCCCTTCGTCGCCGCCCAGTTTGGCAACTCCTGGGTGCGCATCATCGACATCGCGCTGCTCTACATCATGCTGGCGCTGGGCCTGAACATCGTGGTCGGCTTCGCCGGCCTGCTGGACCTCGGCTACATCGCCTTCTTCGCGGTCGGCGCCTACCTGGTCGGCCTGTTCTCCTCGCCGCAGTTCGCGGCCCTGCTGGAGTCCGTCGTCTACTATTCGCCGGCGCTGGGCGAGGCCCTGGTGACCTGGTTCGGCCCCGAGATCCAGCAGAACGGCATCCACCTGTCGGTGTGGGCGATCGTGCCGCTGGCGGCCATCGTCGCGGCCCTGTTCGGCGCGCTGCTGGGCGCCCCCACCCTCAAGCTGCGCGGCGACTACCTGGCCATCGTGACCCTGGGCTTCGGCGAGATCATCCGCATCTTCATGAACAACCTGAACGACCCGATCAACTTCACCAACGGGCCCCAGGGAATCAACATGATCGATCCGATCCGCATCTTCGGCGTCTCGCTGGCGGGCGAGGCAGGGTCGAACGCGACGGTGCAGGTGTTCGGCTTCACGATGCCCTCGGTGAACGCCTACTATTTCCTGTTCCTTGCGCTGACCATCGCCACCATTTTCGTCACCACCCGCCTCCAGCATTCACGCCTGGGCCGCGCCTGGGTGGCGATTCGCGAGGACGAGATCGCGGCCAAGGCGATGGGCATCAACACCCGCAACGTCAAGCTGCTGGCTTTCGCCATGGGCGCCTCCTTCGGCGGCGTGGCCGGCGCCATGTTCGGCGCCTTCCAGGGCTTCGTGTCGCCGGAATCCTTCTCGCTGACCGAGTCGATCGCGGTGCTGGCCATGGTGGTGCTGGGCGGGATCGGCCACATCCCGGGCGTGGTGCTGGGCGGCGTGTTGCTGGCGGCGCTGCCGGAAGTGCTGCGCCACGTGGTCGAGCCGGCCCAGCATGCGCTGTTCGGCAAGGTGCTGATCGAGGCCGAGGTGCTGCGCCAGCTGCTCTACGGCCTGGCCCTGGTCCTGATCATGCTGGTGCGGCCGAGCGGCCTGTGGCCCTCGCCGAACCGCGAAGACCGTCCCAACGCGGCGCTGGCGCGCGAGGACGAGGAAGCCGCCAAGGCATGA
- a CDS encoding ABC transporter ATP-binding protein — protein sequence MSERVLLNIAGVNKRFGGLQALTDVGIRIMQGQIYGLIGPNGAGKTTFFNVITGLYQPDSGSFELGGKPYSPSAPHEVAKAGIARTFQNIRLFGEMSALENVMVGRHVRTRQGVFGAIFRHKAAREEEAAIRRRAQELLDFVGIGEYAQRTAKYLSYGDQRRLEIARALATDPQLLALDEPAAGMNATEKLALRELLVKIKAEGRTVLLIEHDVKLMMGLCDRITVLEYGKQIAEGLPAEIQKNEAVIKAYLGGAHA from the coding sequence ATGAGCGAACGCGTACTCCTGAACATCGCCGGCGTGAACAAGCGTTTCGGCGGCCTGCAGGCCCTGACCGATGTCGGCATCCGGATCATGCAGGGCCAGATCTACGGCCTGATCGGCCCCAACGGGGCCGGCAAGACCACCTTCTTCAACGTCATCACCGGCCTGTACCAGCCGGACTCCGGCAGCTTCGAGCTGGGCGGCAAGCCGTATTCGCCCTCGGCGCCGCACGAGGTGGCTAAGGCCGGCATCGCCCGCACTTTCCAGAACATCCGCCTGTTCGGCGAGATGAGCGCGCTCGAGAACGTGATGGTGGGCCGCCACGTGCGCACCCGCCAGGGCGTGTTCGGCGCGATCTTCCGCCACAAGGCGGCGCGCGAGGAAGAGGCGGCGATCCGCCGGCGCGCGCAGGAGCTGCTCGACTTCGTCGGCATCGGCGAGTACGCGCAGCGCACCGCCAAGTACCTGTCCTACGGCGACCAGCGCCGCCTGGAGATCGCGCGTGCGCTCGCCACCGATCCGCAACTGCTCGCGCTGGACGAGCCGGCCGCCGGCATGAACGCGACCGAGAAGCTGGCCCTGCGCGAGCTGCTGGTGAAAATCAAGGCGGAGGGCCGCACCGTGCTCCTGATCGAGCACGACGTCAAGCTGATGATGGGCCTGTGCGACCGCATTACGGTGCTCGAATACGGCAAGCAGATCGCGGAGGGACTCCCGGCCGAGATCCAGAAGAATGAGGCCGTCATCAAGGCCTACCTGGGAGGCGCGCACGCATGA